GGCGAAGCGCCTCCTGGGGCATCACATTCCCGATCCCCTGCTCTTCACTCTCCTTGAGGAGTTCATCGACGGAGAGGATCTCGCTCAGTTTTAGATCCCTTTTCGGAGGTTCCGGCTGTTCCATTTTCGGAGTTGCAGCCGGATCGGTGGGAGAAGAGGAGGGAGCCGATTTTGTTGCATCGGACTCTTTCAGAATATCCGTGATTCGTACCATAACAAAACTCCCTTATAAAGAACCGTGGGCGGATTTTTCCACGATTGCACTATTGATGAAATTGACACTCTCTCCGCATCCGATCAGGAGGCTTAAGTCACAGATATTGTTGATCTTCCGGGGAATCCCGCAACTGAAATCATAGATCTTACGGAGGGCATCGTTCGTGAACATGTTCCGTCTTGCTCCTGCTTTCTTGAGACGGAAAAAGATGAATTTGACCATCTCCTTCACATCGAGAGCCTGGAGGTGATAACGAATGGCGATCCGTTGATTGAGTTGAGTAATATGTTCGATCTTCTCTTTCAGTTCCGGCTGGCCGATGAGAATCAGCGTCAGCAGAAAACGGTCATTGAGCTGAAAATTCAGCAGCAGCCGCAATTCTTCGAAGGTGTGTTCACTGTTGATCAACTGGGCTTCATCAACAATGATGACGGAGTTTTTTCCCTCGTTGAGGTTCTGATAGAGATGATCATTCAACCGATGAATCATCTCCCGCCTGGATTCGTTCGTTGTCTCCATCCCGAACTGGTAGAGAATTTCCCGGAGAAAATCTTCCGATTCCAGGCAGGGGTTTTCAATCAGAGCAATCTGATAGTTCCGTTTCACCAGCCGTTGGACAAGAAGCCGGCTGATGGTGGTCTTCCCGCAGCCGATCTCTCCCGTCAGCATTGCCGCACCTTTGCGGCTTTCAATCGCGTAGATCAGACGGGTCAGAGCCTCTTCGTGAAGCGGCGACTTGTAGAGGTACCCGGGATTGGGAAGGTTTTCGAAGGGGTATTCGATGAGGCCCCAGTAATCTTTGTACATGGACAGATTCTCCGGAAAGGGTAAAGGTCAAAGCAATCCCGGCCCAGGGCTCTGCTTGCCGGTACATCCTCTGATATCATGCAGAAAAGAAGAAAATCTATTACTAATAATATGTTAAATGGCATCCTTGAAATCTGTCAAGCTATTATTTCAGGGAGTTGGAGGGAGAAACTTGCGGAGTTTCCTGAGGATCTCGTTGGTATAGCGGAAAAATTCGTCGGCAACGATGGCGACCCAGAGTCCTTTTTCGCCCCGCTCTTCCAGAACTTTCATTCCGTAGACGGTCATCCCGGAGGAAGGCCCTGCGACAATCCCTTCCCGGCATATCATTTCCACCAGGGTGCGATAGGCATCGTCGGAGTCGACGAGGATTTTTTCATCGATGATCGATTCATCATAGATCTCCGGCTTCATCGTGTATTCCGTGTTGCGCAGACCGTAAAACTCGTGGCTCTGCTCACTCGGTTCCACGGAGATGATCCTGATCTCCGGGTTCTTTTCCTTCAGGTATCGGCCCACCCCGGTGATGGTGCCCCCGGTGCCGACGCCGCTGATGAAGTGGGTGATCTTTCCGGCCGTCTGCGCCCAGATCTCCGGTCCCGTCGTTTGAAAATGGATCTCCGGATTATGACGATTTCCATACTGATAGGGAACCATATGATCGGGCAGGTTCTTGTAACCGAAGGCGGCGGCAATGGCTCCTTCTCCGGGGAAACGGGGGCAGGCGTCATCGGGGCTTAAATCCATCGAGGAGGTCGTCAGGGTCAGCAGCGCCTTCTTGCCGGCGGGGATCTGCTCCCCCGAGGTGATCACCGGCTTCTTGTATCCTAAAAGGTTCAGAAAAACGCTGAGGGCCACCCCCGTGTTTCCCGATGTCGGTTCGACACAGGTGGTCTCCGGCTTCAAATCACCATCTTCAATGGCGCCGGTAATCATGCCGAAAGCGGTCCGGTCCTTGATCGATCCCACGGGGTTGAAAAATTCCAGTTTCGCGCAGGCGATCCGATCCTTCTTCGGTTCAATAACATGATTCAGGCGCACCAAAGGAGTGTCCCCGATCAGCTCGGTGATGTTGTTGTAGATCCCCCGATGTTTCAGCGGTGGTCTGGTATGCTCTGTCATCATCTCTCCTTTCCGGCACCCGGCGGGGAGGATTCTTCCGTTCTGTCATATAAGAAGCCGCCGGTTCATACAGATGAAGCGTCACTTTTTCTTTGCAATTATTTGCCAGTCCGTTTCGTTGACGGCGCTGACTTCCAGCACCTCGTGTCCCTCCCCCCTGAGACTGCGGGGCACGTTTTCCGTGGCGGGCTGATGGTCCACGATGATTCTCAGTATCTCGCCGGCCGAGAGGGTCTCCAACGCCAGTTTCGTCTTGACGAAGGTGTAGGGACAGACTTCTCCTTTGATGTCCAGTTCCCTGTCGATCTTGTATGGATCGTTCATGAAGTTTTCTCCTCATAATATCATTTCCCGTTCCCTGCCGGAATCCATGAGAGGTGATTGATCCCCCCCGCCGGAGCGTCACCAGCAGATTACGGCATCCGCCTCCAGAAGAAGGGAAACAATGGCATCATAGTCTACGAGTTCGCCTGTGATCGACTTTCCTCTCGCCTCGACGTCGTCCCGGCAGGCATAGACCTTCTCGATCCCTTCCACCGGAGTCAGCACGGCATCATGGAGGAGGAGTACGGAAACCTCGGCTCCGGCCGCCTGTTCCTCCAGGATTTCAACGGCATAAGGATCCTGCCGGCTTTTGAGAACATGGAGGATTTTTTTCGGCATACCCACTCCCTCAACAGCCGATTACAAGATCGCTCCCGGCAAGGATCTTGCCGAGGGTACGACGATTCTCCCGGGTTACGGGGAAGACGGTCTCGACGATGCTCCGCTCCGCCATTGACTCCTTCTCCGCCAGAAAGGGACACCCTAATTCCCGGAGAGTCCGCACATGGCGGTGAATTTCGGACAAACCGATCCTCTCCGGTGCCGGGGCCTGCAGGAGAAAGACCCCTTCTTCGGCCAGCACGATCTTGACCCTATTCCCGGAAAGCGTCATCCCCAGGGACATGCGGAGCATTTCCGAGATAAACATTCGTTCCAGGGGCGGTTTCCGTAGAAGTATGACGAGCTCTTTCATGAATATTTGCCTCAGTGAAAGGAGAGGAACGCATCGCCCTTCGCGACCATTTCCGACAGATCATACTGACTGCCGAAGAGGACCCCCTCCCGGCGGGGCACTTTTCTTTGGTCGGCATCGTAGGCACAGAGAATAATCTCCACCCCCCGGTCCGCAAGTTCCATGAAATCGTCCCGGAGAATATGGTAGACCCCGTCGTACATCAGAAAGATCCGGACCCGGTGCCCCTGCCGGAGGGCCGCTTCCGAGATCTTCATCACGGTCCGGCGATTTTCACTTTCCGGGCTGGAGGTCAGCAGAAGACCGATCGCAGCGGACTTGCCCATTATGCATAACTCCCTTCCCGGAATTGTTTCCGGGGGATGATCCTCAATCGCTCTTCCCGGAAGGATCTCTCCTGCGGCTCCAAAACCCAGGACCTTGACGATGGGTCTTTCCCCTCGATGACTGAAACAATCAGATAGGAATATTCGTTCCATGCACGGTGAAGATCCACGGAGGAGGGGAGGGAAGGCCCATCGGGATGAGAGTGATAAAAGCCGAGGATCTCCCGACCGGCCTTTCGGGCCTCCCGGTCTACCCGCAGGAAGTCTCTTCCGTCGATCGCATAACGGTCACATCCCCGAAGGTGTTCGCGGTTCTTTGTCGGAAAATTTTTTTCAACCCGTTTCTCTTTCCCCAACCGGCCGACGAGAATTCCGCAACATTCCTGAGGATATTCCCGGACGGCCTGCCGATGGATGCGTTGAAGAAGAGAGGGGGAAATCAGGAGTGCGGTCAAGAATGGATCACCTCGCAAGGGGACGGAAAGCCGTCAGAAGTTTACCCGGCAGAATTCTTCATAATCGATCAATTCCGTAATGGTCGGATGCTCCCCGCAGACGGGGCAGCCGGGATCTTTCCGCACCTTGATGGTCCGGAACTCCATTTCCAGCGCCTCGTAATTCAGCATCCGGCCCTGCAGAAGTTTTCCCGTCTTCAGGATCAGCTTCAGAACTTCCGTCGCCTGAAGCAGACCGATCACGCCGGGGAGAACCCCGAGAACCCCCGCTTCTTCACAGGAGGCCGTCATCCCCGGCGGGGGCGGCTCCCGGAAGAGACAGCGATAACAGGGACCCTCTCCGGGGAGAATGGTCATGACCTGACCGGTAAAACGGAAGACCGCTCCGTAGGAGAGGGGCTTGCCGGTCAGGACACAGGCGTCATTGACAAGATAGCGGGTCGGAAAATTGTCGCTCCCGTCGACAACAATGTCATAGCCCTGAAGGATCTCCAGAATATTCTTTGAGGTCACCCGCTCCTGATAGGTCGTTACCTCCACGGCCGGATTCAGCGCTTCCAGGGTTTCTTTGGCGGAGAGTGCCTTGTTCTTCCCCAGGTCCGTCATGCTGTGTACCACCTGCCGTTGCAGGTTGCTCAACTCCACGTGGTCGCCGTCGACAATCCCGATCTTTCCCACGCCTGCGGCGGCGAGATAGTAACCTACCGGCGCCCCGAGACCTCCGCCTCCGATCATCAACACACGGGCATCACGGATCTTTTTCTGGCCTGCTCCCCCGACCTCCGGGAGAAGAATATGCCGGCTGTAGCGCTTGATTTCGTCTTCCGAAAAGTCAAACATTTTCAGTTGCGTTCCTCCACGTTCACGTGCATCGTTCGTAAAAACGAGACTGCGCGCTCGATCTCCTTTTCCTCACCCTCCAGTTCCAGGAGGACCCATCCTTCCTGTTCCGTTACCGCCGCCTGAAAGATGCTGGTCACCACCTTGAATTCGTGACCGATCCGATAGATGACCGGTTCCTGAATCAACTCGTCGGAAAAGGTCAGACTGATCATTTTCTTCGCCATATCATTGCTCCCCGTCCTCCACCGCTATTCGATCACATCCATTACGACCGGTTCGACCCGCACGTCCTGTGACTTCAGGTATTCCATGGCCCGGCCGATCTCTTCCGGTTCCCCTTCCAATTCCAGCCCGACAACCCCGATCTCGTCGGTCACACTGGCACAACGAATGTTGGTCACCACATTGAACTTGTGACCCACATGATAGATCAGCGGCTCCCGGATCAGTTTGGGGGGAAAGGTCAGATAAACTTTACGTTTCATCCTCAACCTCCTGCAATGGCGGGAACGATGGAAAGAGCGTCCCCGTCCTTGATCTTTGTTTCCAGATCGTTCAGAAACCGGATATCCTCGTCATTGAGATAGACGTTCACGAATCTTCGCAATTTCTCATTCTCATCGCAGATTCGTTCCTGAATGCCGGAATATTGCTTCTCCATGTTCGAAATGATTTCCCGAACCGTTTCCCCTTCAGCGGTCACCTCCGATGCGCCATCGGTCAGTGATCGAAGCGGCGTTGGAATTCTGATTGTTACGGACATTATTGACCTCCCATGTTTCAGTTTTTTAGATGTTTTATCATAACCGGGACTGATTTTCCAGCAAAAGGGCTTCAAAGGAGTCGAGCCTGGAATCGATCACCGGGTGGGGATGCAACCGGCCGACGAGGGCTTCCTGAGTTTTCAGGCCATTTCCTGTAATGGAAACCACGATCGATTCGTCGCGGGGGATCTTTCCCTGTTCAATGAGTTTTTTCGCCGCCCCCAGGGTGACCCCGCCGGCGGTTTCCGTGAAGATCCCTTCCGTCTCCGCCAGCAGTTTGATCGCTTCGATGATCTCATCGTCGGTGACCTCTTCTCCCCACCCTCCCGAATCGGTCATGGTCCGGATGGCGTAGAACCCGTCCGCAGGATTTCCGATGGCCAGCGATTTGGCGATGGTGTCCGGTTTGACCGGTTTGAAAAGCTCCGTCCCTTTCTTCACGGCCGTTACAATCGGGGAGCAGCCGGTCGCCTGGGCTCCGAACATCTTCGTGGGGCTCTCCTCCACCAGACCGATCTTCGCCATCTCCTGAAAGGATTTCTTCAGCTTGGTGATCAGCGAACCTCCGGCCATCGGCACCACCACATTCTGCGGAAGCCGCCACCCTAATTGCTCTGCGATTTCGTATCCGAAGGTTTTGGATCCTTCCGCATAGAAGGGACGAAGATTGATGTTGACGAATGCCCACCGGTGTTGGTCGGCCACTTCGGTACAGAGCCGGTTTACATCGTCATAGTTCCCTTCGACCCCCACGAGGTTCGTCCCGAAGACCTGCGTTCCCATAATCTTTCCCTGCTCCAGGTCGGCCGGGATGAAGACGTAGCTCTTCAGACCGGCGGACGAAGCACAGGCCGCCACGGCATTGGCCAGATTCCCCGTCGATGCGCAGGCAATCGTGTCGAAGCCGAACTCCTTTGCTTTCGAGACCGCCACGGCGACCACCCGGTCCTTGAAGGAGAGCGTTGGGAAACTGACAGCGTCATTCTTGATATAGAGTTCCGAGACGCCGAGTTTGTGCGCCAGGTTTTCCGCCCGGACGAGAGGCGTATAACCGACGTTCTCTCCTACGGTCGGTGCTTCATCCAGGGGGAGCAGTTCCAGATAACGCCACATGTCCGGCGGCCGGGCCATGATCTTTTCACGTGACAAGACGTCGGCAATCTCATCATATTGATAGACCACTTCCAGCGGCCCGAAACAGAACTCACAGATATTGATCGGATCCTTGGGGTATTCTCTTCCGCATTCCCTGCATTTCAAACCCTGTACATAACCCATTTCCCTGTCCCTTTCATTTAGATCTGATACATATCCCGGGAAAGACTCTCCCGCTTTTTTTCTCGCTCCGCAACATCTTCCAGAGTGATTGATTTCAGATGATTCACGATCTTCTCATTGACTTCGCCCCAGATATCACGGGTCACACACCGGTCCGACCGTTGGCAGAAAGAGCGGTCTGCCACACACTCCGTCAAGCTGAAGGCGCCTTCCAGCACGGTGATAATCGTGTAGAGATCAATTTCAGCGGGTGACCTTGCCAGGTGATAACCGCCGTGCGGCCCCCGGGTACTCTTGACCAGACCGCCGACCCGCAAGGGAGTGACCAACTGCTCCAGATACTTCACGGAGATTTCCTGCCGTTTCGAAACCTCTCGAAGGAGGATCGGGCCTTCTCCGAAATGAAGTGCAAGATCGAGCATGAATCGTGTGCCGTATCGTCCCCGTGTTGAAAGTTTCAATGGTCCAGGCCCTCTTAGTAGCTTATTATCCCTATCTGTTTAGTCAAGTTAAGATACTCGAAATAAAAAAGGGTGTCAAGCAATTTTTTTAAGAAAATTTAAAGAATAATCTGATCGAGGGGACGTTTCGGCACATGGTGTACGTCCGTCTCATCCCGCCAGTAGCGGATATTCCCATCAGCCCCGACCTCCTCGATGACCACTTTTTCCTTCGGCCTGCCGATGGCCAGGACCAGAAGAATTTTGTAGCGATCCGGAATTTCCAGGGATGCCCGCAGTTTCTCCCGCCGGATCGAGCCGATCATGCAGCCGCCCAACCCCTTTTCCACGGCTCCGAGGAGAATCGTCTGGGCTGCAATCCCGTGATCACATCCGAAGTCCTTGACGATATTCGTATCCCCCAGGATGACGATATAGGCCGCCGGTCGTTCCCCCGGCGCCGGTCCTTTCCACTCTTTGAGATAACCGGCCCAGGCAAGATGGGGGAAGATCCGGGCGTTTTGTTCCGGCTCGCAGGAAAGAAGATATTTCAGGGGTTGCAGATTGGCCGCCGCAGCGCTGTGACGCGCCAGGTCGACCAGTTTTCGCAAGGCCTGCATGGAAACGGTCTCCCCTTCATAAAAACGGCGATAACTTCGGTTCCGGTATACCAGATCCTTGAACATCCTTATTCCTCCCTTCTTGGTCAAACTGATAACAGCTCATGATTATAAAGCAGGTGTTCCGAATTGTCACCCCAACAATTTTGATGAAGTCGTAAAAAGTCGTTTTCAGGATTCCGTTCATGGTTCGACAAGCTTCCGAGCATGGTGAGCTTGCCGAACCACACGAACGGAATATCAATTACTTACACCGTTCGCCCTGAGCACGCCTGTCCTGAGCCGGTCGAAGGGTCGAAGGGCTTCGTGACTTTTTACGACACCATCAATTTTCAGGGCAGGCGCAGAAGTGCAAACAGCTTATAACGGCGAATGGCTCATTTTGCGGGATCCTCTGTCGGAGCGGTTCGTATGATTTTATCTGTGGCCGGTTCGGCGCTGACTTCCGGGCGGCTGCAATTTCTTTTCTTCCCGGGATGGATCTGGTAAGATAAAACAATTTTTTTTGACGAAAGTTGTGGGGAAAGGGCGGAAATCCAGGATGAAACCTTCAGAGACAATTCAGGTTCCGGTTATTTGCGACAAAGAGTATCTCCACCAGCTCGAAGAAGATCGTCTGGCGGTCTATGCCATGAAGAGCCGTCGGGCCACCCGGAGGCATCGGATTCCCGCGGAAGGTCGCAGTCACGACTACCGGACCGAGTTCCAGCGTGATCGGGACAGGATTCTCCACTCCCGGGCCTTCCGGCGCCTGAAACACAAGACGCAGGTTTTTCTCGCCACCGAAGGGGATCATCAGCGGACCCGGTTGACCCATACCCTGGAGGTTGCCCAGGTGGCCCGGACCCTTTGCCGGGCACTGTCGTTGAACGAGGACCTGGCGGAGGCCATCGCCCTGGGGCATGATCTCGGCCACACCCCCTTCGGACATATTGGTGAGGCGGTGCTCCACAAGATCATGTCCGGGCAGGATTCCCTGGAAGGGCTGCTGGACATCAAGGTCTCAGCGAACACCGGAGGGTTCCGGCACAATTTTCAGAGTCTTCGTGTTGTTGATTTGCTGGAGAAACGGTACAAAGGGGAGGGGCTTAATCTGACCGATGAGACCCGATTGGGAATTGTCAGGCATACGTCGCTTCCTTCCGATGTGACTTACCAGCCTTTTCAAGCGCAACTCTTCACCCTGGACAGCCCCCCGTTTCTCGAAGCCCAGATTGTAGCCCTGTCCGACGAAATCGCCCAGCAGACACACGACATGGAAGATGGTCTCCGGACGGGGCTGGTCAACCTGGAGCGGTTGGAGAAGCTGGAACTGATCGAAGAAGTAATTCGGCGGATTGCGGTGGACTATTCCGATTCTCATCGTTCCTTCCATAAACAGAACATGCTCGTTCGGGGAACGATCCATTTCCTGGTTACGGACATCCTCCTTCAGACGGGCAGGAGGATTCGGGCCTGGATCAAAAAAGAAGGGATCCGTTCCTCTCAGGATTTTTACAAGAAGATCGGGGACCTTCCGCCCGATCTGGTTGCCTTCTCTCCCAGGGGGAAGAAACTCTACGGAGGGCTGAAAAACTTTGTCTACCGGGAGATCATCAACAGTTATCGGGTCAACCGAATGGATGGCCGGGCGATCCATTTTCTGCGGAGTCTCTTTATGGCCTATTACGTTAATCCTCGGCAGCTTCAGGACTGGGCATTGTTGCGTTATGCACAAGACCGAAATGAATCCTACCTGCGGGACATTCCCTTAACGCAGGTAGAGAAGAAGATACGGGCATTGCAGAAAGAACCTTCCTTTCTGCGTCTTCTTTGTGATCATGTCGCCGGCATGAGTGACCGCTTTGCCATGGAAGAGTACCGGAAACTTTATCTGCCGAACATGCAGGGATAGGAATGATTCGGTCTGATGAGCGTACAAGTACAACGCGGAGAGCAGGCGGCAAACCGTGTCTGAAGAAGAGAACCTGAATATGAACATCCCCTTTTCCACATGTATGGATCCCGGCAATGCGTTGATGGGACCGTGTGGGCACTTATTCAGCGGCGGGGGTCTGTTTCCCGTCTTTGCCGTCCGGGGTTTTGACGACCACCCGTTCCGTGGTAAAGGGTCCCCAGGTCCGGTCGAGGATATCCTTCCAGGTGCCTTTCATCTTGTTGCCCTGAACCTCGGCATCAAAGGCATAGCTGCGGCCGGTGCGAAAATTGCTTCCGTTGGCGGTCGCCGTAAAGGTCAGCCGGCTACCGATCAGTTTGGCGTCGGAGATGATTGCATGCTCGAAAGTCCCGTCTTTGGAGGTAATCGTTCCCCAGACCAACCCATTTTTCTGCTGGTTCAATTGGAGAGAAAAAACAGCATTGGGCGTTCCGGTTTGCTGTGCAGCTCCCTTCCAGATTCCCTGGATGTTGTCGGTGCCGGTTCCATCCGCTTTTTTATGTTTGGCCGGTTTGCTGCATCCGATTGCAGCAGTCAGCAACACACAAAAGACAAGAATCACGAGTTTCTTCAGCCGGTTTGATGAGATATCCATGTTCTTTTTTAAACCTCCTTGACCATCTTCGAAATTAAGTTATAGAATGTAAGTTACTGAACGATACTGGTTCATTTCCTGAAAATCAAGAAGAAAATTATCCGGCACTGAATGGGGAAATGGAATGACTCTGGAAAGCGAAAAAATAGAAGAGATGAATGATTATTTTGTCAAGATTGCCTACTTCAGTATGGAAGTAGGGTTGGAGGAGGATGTGCCTACCTACAGCGGGGGGCTGGGGATTCTGGCGGGGGATACGTTGAAATCCTGTGCGGATCTGCATCTTCCGGTCGTGGGAATGACCCTTCTGCAGGGAAAAGGTTATTTCATCCAGAAGCTGGACGCAAAGGGTAACCAGAGTGAGGAACCGGTGAACTGGGACCCCTCTTTTTCGATGAAACAGTTGCCTTACAGAGTCAAGGTCCGGATCGGCGGCCGGGAGGTCGCAATCCAGGCCTGGCGCTACATGATCCGGGGGGAAACGGATGCCGCCGTTCCGGTCTATTTTTTAGACACCAATGTGGAAGACAATCATCCCGAGGATCGTGAGATTACCTCCTACCTTTATGGGGGGGACCATGCCTACCGGTTCAAACAGGAAATCGTTCTGGGGATCGGCGGAGTACGGATGTTGCGGGCCATGGGATATGACCGCCTGACCACCTATCACATGAACGAAGGCCATGCGAGTCTTTTGACCCTTGAGCTGTTGCGTGAGAACGAAAAGTCCCCGGAAGCGGTCTGGTTTGAACAGGCGCGGTGGGACCCGGAGTCCGTCAAAGATCTCTGTGTTTTTACGACCCACACTCCGGTGCCGGCGGGGCATGACCGTTTTGAGAATGACCTGGTCAAGAAACTGCTCGGGGAGAAGAAGGAAAACCTGCAGGGGGAGGAGGACCCCTATCTCATTCACAAGATCCCCTTTGAGGTCGTCGATAATCTGAGCGGCAAGGGGAAATTCAATATGACACTTCTGGCGCTGAACCTGAGCCGCTATGCCAACGGGGTGGCCAAGAAGCATGGACAGGTGTCGAAAGAAATGTTTCCGGAATATGAGATCGATTCCATCACGAACGGTGTCCATGTACGGACCTGGATGTCAAAGGAGTTCCAGGCACTCATGGATAAGTATGTCCGGGGATGGAAGACCGACTCTTTCATGCTGCGCCAGGCCATGGGGATCCCTCCGGAGGAGGTCTGGACGGCCCATCAGCAGTGCAAGAAAAAACTCTTCGATTATATTCACCGGACGACCGGTGTCGATCTGGATCCGGAGGTGCTGACCATTGGTTTCGCTCGCCGGGCGGCCGCCTACAAACGGGGGGACTTGCTCTTCCGGGATATTAAACGGCTGAAAGAAATCCTGGAGAAGGCGGGGAAATTTCAGTTGGTTTATGCCGGGAAGGCCCATCCCAGGGATGAACCGGGCAAGGCCCTGATTCGGAAAATCATTCAGCATAGTCATGAACTGGCCGACACGATTCCTATCGTCTATCTGGAGAACTACGACTTTGCACTGGGAAGATTGTTGACCTCCGGCGTGGATGTCTGGCTTAACAACCCGAAACGCCCTCAGGAGGCCTCCGGGACCAGCGGGATGAAGGCGACCCTGAACGGAGTCATCAATTTCAGCGTACTCGACGGCTGGTGGATCGAAGGACATCGTGAAGGGATTACCGGCTGGTCGATCGGCCCGAGGCCGTCCAGCGTTCCACCGGGGGCCGATACGGATGCCCTGGATGTACAGGACCTTTATGAAAAACTGGAAGAGGTGATTTTGCCCACCTATTACCACAAACGGGAAGACTGGATCGGGATCATGCTCAACGGGATCAGTCTGAACGGATCTTTCTTTAACACCAACCGGATGATGTTGCAGTATGTTTCCAGCGCCTACCTGAGAAGACTGGGCTGACCGGAGGAGGACCGTATGAATTTTTCAGGCCGTTGTCTGGGGACCGGCATCGGCAGTCTCCCTTTTACCGATGTACAAAAGGCGTGTGCGATCGTCCGGGAGCATCTTCCCGAGATCCCTTTCTGGCCGCAGCTTCCGAAACTCGGTTTTCGGGAGCAGATGGTCCCGCAGTATTCCGAGGCCTTCCCCGGCATCGTCATCGACCTGGAGAGAGAAAAGATTTCCGTGGATTCCAATCGGGCGTTGGCGGAGCTGGAACGCTTCTATGAAAAGGAAATGGCGGGGGAGGCGGATCACTTCCGGCTCTCCCCGGACTATGCCGCAGGTTTGACCCCCTTTATCGAGGGGCTGCGGGAGGAACGACCGTCGGAGCTGATCTGTACCAAGGGGCATGTCACCGGTCCGGTAACCTTCGGATTCTCCGTAAAGGACGAAGAGGGGAGGGCGATCTTTTACGATCCCAACCTGCAGGATGCCGTCGTCCGCCTGATCGCCATGAAGGCGCTCTACCAGATTGAACGGCTCAGGGAATTCCATGTACCCACGATCATCTTTATGGATGAGCCCTATATGGCGGCCTTCGGGACCACGGGGATGAACGTCGGCCGGGAGGAGGTCGTGCAGTCTCTCAACGGAGTGGTGAAACGGATTGGTGATGCGGGCGGGATTGCCGGGGTTCACTGCTGCGGAAATACCGACTGGTCCCTCCTTTTTGAAACGGATGTTGATATCGTAAATTTCGATGCCTATGATTTCATGGACCGGATGGCCCTCTACCCCGAAGCGGTCAAGGCCTTCTTGAACAGGGGGGGCAATCTTGCCTGGGGGATCGTGCCCACCTCTGCGGCCGTTCGGGAAGAGACGGCTGAATCCCTTGCAGGTCGGTTCCGGAATGGGTATGACAAACTGGTTTCTCTCGGTGTCGATGCCCGACGATTACGGACCCAATGTCTGGTGACGCCGGCCTGCGGATTGGGGAGCCTCTCCGAAGCGGATGCCCTCCGGGCCCTCGGCCTCGTCCGGGATCTTTCCCTGCATCTCCGGTCGGAGTTCGGATCGGCGGGGTAGGGGGGGGTATAAAGTCAAGGTCAAGAGCAATTCACCACGGAGCACACAGAGTTCGAGCGAGAGGTTGGCCTCCCCGCCGACGATTGAGAGCCCTTAACCATAGCGTGCACAC
The DNA window shown above is from Deltaproteobacteria bacterium and carries:
- a CDS encoding Rrf2 family transcriptional regulator, producing the protein MKLSTRGRYGTRFMLDLALHFGEGPILLREVSKRQEISVKYLEQLVTPLRVGGLVKSTRGPHGGYHLARSPAEIDLYTIITVLEGAFSLTECVADRSFCQRSDRCVTRDIWGEVNEKIVNHLKSITLEDVAEREKKRESLSRDMYQI
- a CDS encoding nitroreductase family protein, coding for MFKDLVYRNRSYRRFYEGETVSMQALRKLVDLARHSAAAANLQPLKYLLSCEPEQNARIFPHLAWAGYLKEWKGPAPGERPAAYIVILGDTNIVKDFGCDHGIAAQTILLGAVEKGLGGCMIGSIRREKLRASLEIPDRYKILLVLAIGRPKEKVVIEEVGADGNIRYWRDETDVHHVPKRPLDQIIL
- the dgt gene encoding dNTP triphosphohydrolase, with the protein product MKPSETIQVPVICDKEYLHQLEEDRLAVYAMKSRRATRRHRIPAEGRSHDYRTEFQRDRDRILHSRAFRRLKHKTQVFLATEGDHQRTRLTHTLEVAQVARTLCRALSLNEDLAEAIALGHDLGHTPFGHIGEAVLHKIMSGQDSLEGLLDIKVSANTGGFRHNFQSLRVVDLLEKRYKGEGLNLTDETRLGIVRHTSLPSDVTYQPFQAQLFTLDSPPFLEAQIVALSDEIAQQTHDMEDGLRTGLVNLERLEKLELIEEVIRRIAVDYSDSHRSFHKQNMLVRGTIHFLVTDILLQTGRRIRAWIKKEGIRSSQDFYKKIGDLPPDLVAFSPRGKKLYGGLKNFVYREIINSYRVNRMDGRAIHFLRSLFMAYYVNPRQLQDWALLRYAQDRNESYLRDIPLTQVEKKIRALQKEPSFLRLLCDHVAGMSDRFAMEEYRKLYLPNMQG
- the glgP gene encoding alpha-glucan family phosphorylase: MNDYFVKIAYFSMEVGLEEDVPTYSGGLGILAGDTLKSCADLHLPVVGMTLLQGKGYFIQKLDAKGNQSEEPVNWDPSFSMKQLPYRVKVRIGGREVAIQAWRYMIRGETDAAVPVYFLDTNVEDNHPEDREITSYLYGGDHAYRFKQEIVLGIGGVRMLRAMGYDRLTTYHMNEGHASLLTLELLRENEKSPEAVWFEQARWDPESVKDLCVFTTHTPVPAGHDRFENDLVKKLLGEKKENLQGEEDPYLIHKIPFEVVDNLSGKGKFNMTLLALNLSRYANGVAKKHGQVSKEMFPEYEIDSITNGVHVRTWMSKEFQALMDKYVRGWKTDSFMLRQAMGIPPEEVWTAHQQCKKKLFDYIHRTTGVDLDPEVLTIGFARRAAAYKRGDLLFRDIKRLKEILEKAGKFQLVYAGKAHPRDEPGKALIRKIIQHSHELADTIPIVYLENYDFALGRLLTSGVDVWLNNPKRPQEASGTSGMKATLNGVINFSVLDGWWIEGHREGITGWSIGPRPSSVPPGADTDALDVQDLYEKLEEVILPTYYHKREDWIGIMLNGISLNGSFFNTNRMMLQYVSSAYLRRLG
- a CDS encoding methionine synthase; translated protein: MNFSGRCLGTGIGSLPFTDVQKACAIVREHLPEIPFWPQLPKLGFREQMVPQYSEAFPGIVIDLEREKISVDSNRALAELERFYEKEMAGEADHFRLSPDYAAGLTPFIEGLREERPSELICTKGHVTGPVTFGFSVKDEEGRAIFYDPNLQDAVVRLIAMKALYQIERLREFHVPTIIFMDEPYMAAFGTTGMNVGREEVVQSLNGVVKRIGDAGGIAGVHCCGNTDWSLLFETDVDIVNFDAYDFMDRMALYPEAVKAFLNRGGNLAWGIVPTSAAVREETAESLAGRFRNGYDKLVSLGVDARRLRTQCLVTPACGLGSLSEADALRALGLVRDLSLHLRSEFGSAG